In a single window of the Rhineura floridana isolate rRhiFlo1 chromosome 3, rRhiFlo1.hap2, whole genome shotgun sequence genome:
- the DHRS7C gene encoding dehydrogenase/reductase SDR family member 7C isoform X1, translated as MGVLAVLILPLLVVGISGIVYIYRTVVQLMSKSVVRSKVVVITDALSGVGKECSRVFHTGGARLVLCGKHLDKLEALSDALNSVADPTATFTPKLVLLDLSDVNCIQDVAKEILDCYGCVDILINNASTKLKGTVQNISLEIDRKIMDANYFGPITLTKALISNMISRRTGQVVLVNNIQGKLGVPFRAAYAASKHAVLGFFDCLRAELQEFGVCVSTVTPSFIRSYHIQPQPHNWEASMWRFFFRKLAYGVHPMEVAEEILRTVSRKKQEVFMANPIAKAAVYIRTFFPELFFAVVAAGVKEKQKIEVEK; from the exons ATGGGTGTCCTGGCTGTATTAATTCTTCCACTGCTTGTGGTTGGAATCAGTGGGATTGTATATATTTATCGGACAGTTGTTCAGCTGATGTCAAAATCTGTTGTGCGAAGCAAAGTTGTAGTGATCACTGATGCTCTCTCCGGTGTGGGCAAGG AATGCTCACGTGTATTTCACACAGGTGGAGCTAGGCTAGTTCTATGTGGTAAACACTTGGACAAGTTAGAAGCTCTCTCTGATGCTTTAAACAGTGTGGCTGATCCTACTGCA ACATTTACACCAAAACTTGTCCTTCTAGATCTTTCTGATGTAAATTGCATCCAAGATGTAGCTAAAGAAATCCTGGATTGCTATGGATGTGTGGATATACTTATCAACAATGCTAGCACAAAGTTGAAGGGAACAGTGCAGAACATATCACTGGAAATTGACAGAAAGATTATGGATGCCAACTATTTTGGGCCTATAACACTCACCAAAG CTCTTATTTCCAACATGATCTCCAGAAGGACTGGTCAAGTTGTGCTAGTCAATAATATCCAGGGGAAATTAGGAGTCCCATTTCGTGCAGCCT ATGCTGCTTCCAAGCATGCTGTTCTAGGCTTCTTTGATTGCCTGAGGGCAGAACTGCAGGAATTTGGTGTTTGTGTCAGTACTGTGACGCCAAGTTTCATACGCTCATACCATATTCAACCACAGCCTCACAACTGGGAGGCCTCCATGTGGAGAT TCTTTTTCAGAAAACTGGCTTATGGTGTCCACCCCATGGAGGTAGCAGAAGAAATTCTGCGGACAGTGAGCAGGAAGAAGCAAGAGGTGTTCATGGCAAATCCCATTGCAAAAGCAGCTGTTTACATCCGCACGTTCTTTCCCGAGctattttttgctgttgttgctgctggagttaaagaaaaacagaaaatagAAGTTGAAAAATGA
- the DHRS7C gene encoding dehydrogenase/reductase SDR family member 7C isoform X2: protein MGVLAVLILPLLVVGISGIVYIYRTVVQLMSKSVVRSKVVVITDALSGVGKDLSDVNCIQDVAKEILDCYGCVDILINNASTKLKGTVQNISLEIDRKIMDANYFGPITLTKALISNMISRRTGQVVLVNNIQGKLGVPFRAAYAASKHAVLGFFDCLRAELQEFGVCVSTVTPSFIRSYHIQPQPHNWEASMWRFFFRKLAYGVHPMEVAEEILRTVSRKKQEVFMANPIAKAAVYIRTFFPELFFAVVAAGVKEKQKIEVEK, encoded by the exons ATGGGTGTCCTGGCTGTATTAATTCTTCCACTGCTTGTGGTTGGAATCAGTGGGATTGTATATATTTATCGGACAGTTGTTCAGCTGATGTCAAAATCTGTTGTGCGAAGCAAAGTTGTAGTGATCACTGATGCTCTCTCCGGTGTGGGCAAGG ATCTTTCTGATGTAAATTGCATCCAAGATGTAGCTAAAGAAATCCTGGATTGCTATGGATGTGTGGATATACTTATCAACAATGCTAGCACAAAGTTGAAGGGAACAGTGCAGAACATATCACTGGAAATTGACAGAAAGATTATGGATGCCAACTATTTTGGGCCTATAACACTCACCAAAG CTCTTATTTCCAACATGATCTCCAGAAGGACTGGTCAAGTTGTGCTAGTCAATAATATCCAGGGGAAATTAGGAGTCCCATTTCGTGCAGCCT ATGCTGCTTCCAAGCATGCTGTTCTAGGCTTCTTTGATTGCCTGAGGGCAGAACTGCAGGAATTTGGTGTTTGTGTCAGTACTGTGACGCCAAGTTTCATACGCTCATACCATATTCAACCACAGCCTCACAACTGGGAGGCCTCCATGTGGAGAT TCTTTTTCAGAAAACTGGCTTATGGTGTCCACCCCATGGAGGTAGCAGAAGAAATTCTGCGGACAGTGAGCAGGAAGAAGCAAGAGGTGTTCATGGCAAATCCCATTGCAAAAGCAGCTGTTTACATCCGCACGTTCTTTCCCGAGctattttttgctgttgttgctgctggagttaaagaaaaacagaaaatagAAGTTGAAAAATGA